The following proteins come from a genomic window of Mycobacterium sp. DL:
- a CDS encoding alpha/beta hydrolase translates to MPDDEALAAITVPVRLLVSEDILPVFVQVAGRFGKRLGVDVVAVPGTHATYHEHPHELAQAIRPFLREVSGLE, encoded by the coding sequence ATGCCCGACGATGAGGCGTTGGCAGCCATCACCGTCCCGGTGCGCCTGCTCGTCAGCGAGGACATCCTTCCGGTCTTCGTCCAGGTGGCCGGTCGTTTCGGCAAGCGTCTTGGCGTCGATGTCGTCGCCGTGCCAGGCACGCACGCGACATATCACGAGCACCCTCACGAACTCGCGCAAGCAATACGCCCGTTTCTCCGTGAGGTCAGTGGGCTCGAATAG
- a CDS encoding alpha/beta hydrolase, translating into MSAGEIDYLDTGGDGPVVVLLHGVNMDASLWRGVVDRLAPEHRCICPTLPLGSHRMPMKRPDLVTHTGVAELVGELLVALDLREVTLVLNDWGGAQFLVADGTDRIAGLVLAACEAFDNFPPGMPGKMIAASARIPGALWLAMQLQRSDWFRRAPGGWGWMSKRPIPKDLMDRWFRPALVDPGVRRDLRTFARSTPSRQELMRLSERLGTFDRPVLVVWATEDKLMPAEHGQRLAALFSRARLVEIDDSYTLIPQDQPNRLAAELRGFIANDVLEL; encoded by the coding sequence TTGAGCGCCGGCGAAATCGACTACCTCGACACCGGCGGAGACGGACCCGTGGTGGTGCTGCTGCACGGGGTCAACATGGACGCGTCGCTGTGGCGCGGCGTGGTCGATCGGCTGGCGCCCGAGCACCGGTGCATCTGTCCGACGCTGCCGCTGGGCAGTCACCGGATGCCGATGAAGCGCCCTGACCTGGTGACCCACACCGGCGTCGCTGAACTCGTCGGAGAACTCTTGGTGGCGCTGGATCTCCGCGAGGTGACCCTGGTGCTCAACGACTGGGGCGGTGCGCAGTTCCTCGTCGCAGACGGCACCGATCGGATCGCCGGCCTGGTCCTGGCCGCCTGCGAAGCATTCGACAACTTCCCGCCCGGGATGCCGGGAAAGATGATCGCGGCCAGCGCCCGGATCCCGGGTGCGCTCTGGCTCGCGATGCAGCTGCAACGGTCCGACTGGTTCCGTCGCGCCCCCGGCGGCTGGGGCTGGATGAGTAAGCGCCCCATACCGAAAGATTTAATGGACCGCTGGTTCCGGCCAGCGCTCGTCGACCCCGGAGTGCGCCGTGACCTGCGCACGTTCGCGCGCTCGACACCGAGCCGACAAGAGCTCATGCGACTGTCCGAGCGACTGGGCACATTTGACCGGCCGGTACTCGTGGTGTGGGCCACCGAAGACAAGTTGATGCCCGCCGAGCACGGGCAACGGCTGGCTGCGTTGTTCTCACGCGCCCGCCTCGTCGAGATCGACGACAGCTACACACTGATACCCCAGGACCAGCCGAACCGGCTTGCCGCCGAGCTACGCGGTTTCATCGCCAACGACGTACTTGAACTATGA
- a CDS encoding TetR/AcrR family transcriptional regulator, with protein sequence MREVKQPEVRKSEIVTTALKLFTESGYEKTTVAAIIGELGVAKGCFYHHFRSKDEVFEACVLTVVQQIVDASLASLEDRSVSPAARLMSYVDYSYWQATGAASSELLRDLYSHTFADIHSRVTAQVAASLLPAMTALIEEGTQAGEFAVTDAGFTAIAVLGALQGLHEAYAGITDLDFTEHRRQLIELLERILAAQFA encoded by the coding sequence GTGCGAGAGGTCAAGCAACCGGAGGTGCGAAAGAGTGAGATCGTCACCACCGCACTGAAACTGTTCACCGAGAGCGGATACGAGAAGACAACGGTCGCCGCGATCATCGGCGAGCTCGGCGTCGCAAAGGGCTGCTTCTACCACCACTTCCGGTCCAAGGACGAGGTGTTCGAAGCGTGCGTGCTGACCGTTGTGCAGCAGATAGTCGACGCATCCCTGGCCAGCCTCGAGGACCGCTCGGTGTCCCCTGCTGCTCGCCTGATGTCTTATGTCGACTACAGCTACTGGCAGGCCACCGGTGCGGCCTCCTCGGAGCTGCTGCGGGACCTGTATTCGCACACATTCGCCGACATCCACAGCCGTGTGACCGCGCAAGTGGCCGCGAGCTTGCTTCCCGCGATGACGGCGCTGATCGAAGAGGGCACACAGGCCGGCGAATTCGCCGTCACCGATGCCGGCTTCACCGCCATCGCCGTGCTGGGTGCGCTGCAGGGTCTTCACGAGGCCTACGCAGGGATCACCGATCTGGATTTCACCGAACATCGCCGCCAGCTCATCGAGCTGCTCGAAAGGATTCTCGCGGCTCAGTTCGCCTGA
- a CDS encoding alpha/beta fold hydrolase, whose product MDTTVVQFDSAGTSCVGQAYLPHVEGPCPCVILCTGFAGTQDTPSLVFTARAFADAGFVAITFDYRSFGSSSGEPRQLVDIEGQLADIRSAIDYARTRRDVDPERVTLWGTSLGGGHVVTVAAGDPRICAVVAQVPFNGFPKKVEQRSTRTTLKLLTAIVRDKLRGTLGRVPYYIKVIGTPDEIAVIGSSEALQAISDTTSESWQNQVAPRGLLDMMRYKPGRFAERLRMPVLVCIADFDAETLGADSIEIAQRAPRGHVRSYPVSHFGIYRPDVRQNVVADQVAFVRSAVKHTVQEEHS is encoded by the coding sequence ATGGACACCACCGTCGTGCAGTTCGACTCCGCCGGGACCTCATGCGTCGGGCAGGCGTATCTGCCCCACGTTGAAGGCCCGTGCCCGTGCGTGATTCTGTGCACGGGTTTCGCCGGAACTCAGGACACCCCGTCGCTGGTGTTCACCGCACGCGCCTTCGCCGACGCCGGGTTCGTCGCGATCACCTTCGACTACCGCAGCTTCGGCTCGAGTTCCGGCGAGCCGCGGCAGTTGGTGGACATCGAGGGTCAGCTCGCCGATATCCGGTCGGCCATCGACTACGCGCGTACCCGTCGTGATGTCGACCCTGAACGCGTGACGCTGTGGGGCACCTCGCTGGGCGGCGGTCACGTCGTCACCGTCGCGGCCGGAGATCCCCGAATCTGCGCCGTGGTCGCCCAAGTGCCGTTCAACGGATTTCCCAAGAAGGTCGAGCAACGGTCGACGAGGACGACCCTCAAGCTGCTGACGGCGATCGTGCGCGACAAGCTGCGCGGCACGCTCGGCCGCGTCCCGTACTACATCAAGGTGATCGGAACGCCGGACGAGATCGCTGTCATCGGGAGCTCCGAAGCACTTCAAGCGATCTCGGATACGACAAGTGAGTCGTGGCAGAACCAGGTCGCCCCGCGTGGGCTGCTGGACATGATGCGGTACAAACCCGGGCGGTTCGCGGAGCGATTGCGGATGCCGGTGCTGGTGTGCATCGCCGACTTCGACGCAGAAACCCTCGGCGCGGACAGCATCGAGATCGCGCAGCGGGCCCCCCGCGGGCATGTTCGAAGCTACCCGGTCAGCCACTTCGGCATCTACCGACCCGATGTTCGACAGAACGTCGTCGCCGATCAGGTCGCGTTCGTGCGCAGCGCGGTCAAACACACTGTGCAGGAGGAGCATTCGTGA
- a CDS encoding FAD-dependent oxidoreductase: MADQTDVLVIGAGPTGLTIATDLARRGIRTRIVDAAAGPNTETRALGMQARSLELFEKHGITSELLARGLQTHTFNVFSENHQILRTSFAQLDSPYPFLLMIPQNEVQDVLAANLATLGTRVEHHVELVALTQHTDHVTAELRHADGRVESADADWVIGADGAHSTVRRLLGLRFLGTSFEENFAVADLRMKWSLPADEFFAFLNRGRFVAYFPMLHGWHRIAVAQPERPTPTGAVTIEELQRAVDVCAPHGAAIAEVRQAGRFRINQRRVESHSAGRVFLAGDAAHIHSVVGAQGMNTGIQDAFNLGWKLAAVVRGWAEPALLDTYAAERAPVARRLVKGTRRITRMTLLRNPVSTAFRRRIAPPVLGRAHVQRTLTRAISQIDVSYHDGSGSAPHGRVAVGDRAPDLLITGPGGEAIRLFDLLDTDRHTLLVLGEEIHELDGRYGHHREFVHIVQVADPAAASAYGLAGGGSVLIRPDGYIAARSTATHPAILDEHIRRASSGHVLEHR; the protein is encoded by the coding sequence ATGGCTGATCAAACTGATGTGCTGGTGATCGGCGCGGGTCCCACCGGGCTGACCATAGCGACCGACCTAGCGCGACGCGGCATCCGCACCCGGATCGTGGACGCAGCGGCCGGACCCAACACCGAGACCCGCGCGCTGGGGATGCAGGCCCGCAGCCTGGAGCTGTTCGAGAAACACGGGATCACCAGCGAACTGCTCGCACGGGGCCTGCAGACCCACACCTTCAACGTGTTCAGCGAGAACCATCAGATCCTGCGGACCAGCTTCGCACAGCTGGATTCCCCATACCCCTTCTTGCTGATGATCCCGCAGAACGAGGTCCAGGACGTACTCGCCGCCAACCTCGCGACGCTGGGCACCCGAGTCGAGCACCACGTCGAGCTGGTCGCGCTGACCCAGCACACCGACCATGTGACAGCCGAGCTGCGCCACGCCGATGGGCGGGTGGAATCCGCCGACGCCGACTGGGTCATCGGCGCCGACGGTGCGCACAGCACAGTACGGCGCCTGCTGGGACTGCGCTTCCTGGGCACCTCGTTCGAGGAGAACTTCGCCGTTGCCGACCTGCGAATGAAGTGGTCGCTGCCCGCGGATGAGTTCTTCGCCTTCCTCAACCGCGGCAGATTCGTGGCCTACTTCCCGATGCTGCACGGCTGGCACCGCATTGCAGTAGCCCAGCCCGAACGGCCGACTCCGACCGGCGCGGTGACAATTGAGGAGCTTCAGCGCGCGGTCGATGTGTGCGCGCCGCACGGAGCCGCGATCGCCGAGGTCAGACAGGCCGGGCGGTTCCGAATCAACCAGCGCCGGGTCGAATCACATTCGGCTGGCCGCGTTTTCCTGGCCGGCGACGCCGCCCATATCCACTCCGTGGTCGGCGCTCAGGGAATGAACACCGGGATTCAAGATGCCTTCAATCTGGGCTGGAAGCTGGCCGCGGTGGTACGCGGGTGGGCCGAACCGGCACTGCTGGACACCTACGCCGCCGAGCGAGCGCCCGTCGCCCGGCGCCTGGTGAAGGGCACCCGGCGCATCACGCGAATGACGTTGCTGCGCAACCCAGTATCCACGGCGTTCCGGCGTCGCATCGCCCCGCCCGTACTGGGGCGCGCACACGTCCAGCGCACGCTCACCCGGGCGATCTCCCAGATCGACGTGTCCTATCACGACGGGTCCGGTTCAGCGCCGCACGGCCGGGTCGCCGTCGGAGACCGGGCACCCGACCTGCTGATCACCGGACCCGGTGGCGAAGCGATCCGCCTGTTCGATCTGCTGGACACCGACAGACACACCCTGCTGGTCCTCGGCGAGGAAATACACGAACTCGACGGGAGGTACGGCCACCACCGGGAGTTCGTGCATATCGTGCAGGTAGCTGACCCCGCTGCGGCTTCCGCCTACGGACTCGCCGGCGGTGGGTCAGTGCTCATTCGTCCGGACGGCTACATCGCCGCCCGCAGCACCGCCACCCACCCGGCGATCCTGGATGAGCACATTCGCCGCGCTTCCTCCGGACACGTACTGGAGCACCGATGA
- a CDS encoding zinc-binding dehydrogenase gives MKAVWMTGFGGPDVLRVVDTPVPVPGPGQVLIEVEAAGVTYGDVMKRQGGFGNDFELPAGLGQEVAGTVRQTCAGGPAMGSRVAAMVDHGYAEYAVARSDAVVTLPDAVDYRSAAALWVHGLTAYQTICDAGHLSSGETILVHAAAGGVGTLATQLGTLLGAGRVIGTAGTPDKLDHVRAHGADLAVDYSDPGWAKAVLDATHGHGVDLVLDSVGGHISEQTLECTAPFGRIVSFGAASGTVASYTGMSLMTNNLTVTGYSLLGWLKRSDRIGQALQRLLGFVARNELQLTITDHSLGDVVAAHQALGERHTVGKVILRP, from the coding sequence ATGAAAGCGGTCTGGATGACCGGCTTCGGCGGCCCGGACGTGCTGCGCGTCGTCGACACCCCTGTTCCAGTACCCGGCCCAGGGCAGGTACTGATCGAGGTCGAGGCGGCCGGCGTCACCTACGGCGACGTGATGAAACGGCAGGGCGGCTTCGGCAACGACTTCGAACTGCCCGCAGGGCTGGGCCAGGAGGTCGCCGGCACGGTCCGACAGACCTGCGCCGGTGGGCCCGCGATGGGCTCGCGGGTGGCCGCGATGGTCGACCATGGCTACGCCGAATACGCGGTGGCACGGTCCGATGCCGTGGTGACACTGCCCGACGCGGTCGACTACCGCAGCGCAGCCGCGCTGTGGGTGCACGGTCTGACCGCCTACCAAACAATCTGCGACGCAGGACATCTCAGCTCCGGCGAAACCATACTGGTGCACGCCGCCGCCGGAGGCGTCGGAACCCTGGCCACCCAGCTGGGTACATTGCTCGGAGCCGGTCGCGTCATCGGGACCGCGGGCACGCCGGACAAACTCGACCACGTCCGCGCGCACGGCGCCGATCTCGCTGTCGACTACTCCGACCCCGGATGGGCCAAGGCCGTCCTCGACGCGACCCACGGGCATGGCGTCGACCTCGTGTTGGACTCGGTCGGAGGTCACATCTCCGAACAAACCCTCGAATGCACTGCCCCGTTCGGCCGCATCGTCAGTTTCGGTGCCGCGAGCGGAACCGTCGCCTCGTATACCGGAATGTCGCTGATGACAAACAATCTGACCGTGACGGGGTACTCATTGCTGGGCTGGCTGAAGCGCTCGGACCGGATCGGGCAGGCCCTTCAACGGCTCCTCGGCTTCGTCGCCCGCAACGAACTACAACTGACCATCACCGACCACTCGCTCGGTGACGTCGTGGCTGCACACCAAGCACTCGGCGAACGCCACACCGTCGGCAAGGTGATCCTGCGACCGTAG
- a CDS encoding DUF4345 domain-containing protein codes for MGVTLVAIGIYHLVGGMWSVPGAGAIEGEARATVDSRERFYAAIFIGYGLAYIWAARQPSIPLTAVNWLAAVFLLGGLGRVLSVGVYGWPHWFQIPLLTLELVIPLVFFALTAAERRSHTTAHGERKLGVGATGAKPSTT; via the coding sequence ATGGGAGTGACACTCGTCGCGATCGGGATTTACCACCTGGTGGGCGGCATGTGGTCGGTGCCGGGTGCCGGCGCGATCGAGGGCGAGGCGCGGGCCACGGTCGACAGCCGCGAGCGGTTCTACGCCGCGATCTTCATCGGGTACGGGCTCGCCTACATCTGGGCCGCCCGTCAACCCAGCATCCCCCTAACGGCGGTGAACTGGCTGGCCGCGGTGTTCCTGCTCGGCGGCTTGGGCCGGGTGCTGTCGGTGGGGGTGTACGGATGGCCGCACTGGTTCCAAATCCCCCTGCTTACTCTTGAGCTGGTGATCCCGCTGGTCTTCTTCGCACTCACCGCAGCAGAACGACGCAGCCACACGACAGCGCACGGGGAACGTAAGTTGGGCGTAGGCGCCACTGGAGCCAAACCTTCGACGACGTAG
- a CDS encoding TetR/AcrR family transcriptional regulator: protein MTANRRLASDDRRASLLEVAAQLFAERPYDDVSMEDVAARGGVSRALLYRHFPSKPKLFAAMYQQAADRLLHETAFDAGVPLAHQIKIGLDAHFDYFEANRYTVLAANRTLAGDPTIQAVINGELEALRSRMVSAAGLDDPTHQIVSTILMSWLVFVRVMSVDWLANNAVSRVQLRDICVGALLGALENTVDVTQPHTDTD from the coding sequence GTGACCGCGAACCGCCGACTCGCTTCCGACGACCGTCGGGCGAGTCTGCTCGAGGTCGCCGCGCAGCTATTCGCCGAGCGTCCCTACGACGACGTCTCGATGGAGGACGTGGCCGCCCGCGGCGGTGTGTCGAGAGCGCTGCTCTACCGCCACTTCCCCAGCAAGCCAAAGCTGTTCGCGGCCATGTACCAACAGGCCGCCGATCGGCTCCTGCACGAGACCGCGTTCGATGCCGGCGTCCCCCTCGCCCATCAGATCAAAATTGGGCTCGACGCCCACTTCGACTACTTCGAGGCCAACCGCTACACGGTGCTGGCTGCCAACCGCACCCTCGCGGGCGATCCAACCATCCAAGCGGTCATCAACGGCGAGTTGGAGGCGCTGCGCAGTCGCATGGTGAGCGCCGCGGGTCTCGACGACCCGACGCACCAGATCGTTTCGACCATACTGATGAGCTGGCTTGTCTTCGTGCGCGTGATGAGCGTGGACTGGCTCGCCAACAACGCCGTCTCGCGTGTCCAATTGCGTGACATCTGCGTCGGCGCGCTCCTCGGCGCCCTCGAAAACACCGTCGACGTTACTCAACCTCACACCGACACGGACTGA
- a CDS encoding SDR family NAD(P)-dependent oxidoreductase — translation MLITGAARGIGASVARLLHQSGARLVLIDRDEHALTKLVTDLGDPDIVWIACDVGDFDEMQDAATTAVARFGAIDVVVANAGIEHWAPVRTVAPQAFRQVIETNVVGVFNTVRAGVPSLLDQRGYVLVVASVSSYTAVPGMAAYAASKAGVEHFANVLRIELADHGVDVGTAHMSLVDSPMLRDTQAASPEFRALLAGFTGPDAPPGDR, via the coding sequence GTGCTGATCACGGGAGCCGCTCGCGGTATCGGCGCCAGCGTGGCGCGGCTGTTGCATCAGAGCGGCGCGCGACTGGTGCTCATCGACCGAGATGAGCACGCGCTCACCAAACTTGTAACTGACCTGGGGGACCCGGACATTGTTTGGATCGCTTGTGACGTCGGCGATTTCGACGAGATGCAGGACGCGGCCACTACTGCGGTAGCGCGTTTCGGGGCGATCGACGTGGTGGTCGCCAACGCGGGTATTGAGCACTGGGCTCCTGTTCGCACTGTCGCACCTCAAGCGTTTCGGCAGGTGATCGAGACCAACGTGGTCGGCGTCTTCAACACCGTCCGGGCCGGCGTGCCCTCGCTCCTCGACCAGCGTGGATACGTCCTGGTGGTGGCGTCGGTGTCGTCTTATACCGCGGTGCCGGGGATGGCGGCCTACGCCGCGAGTAAGGCTGGTGTCGAGCACTTCGCGAACGTTCTGCGAATCGAGCTCGCCGACCACGGTGTGGATGTCGGCACCGCACACATGTCGCTGGTTGACAGTCCCATGCTGCGCGACACCCAAGCCGCGTCACCGGAGTTCAGGGCATTGCTCGCAGGCTTTACCGGCCCCGATGCGCCGCCCGGTGACCGCTGA
- a CDS encoding maleylpyruvate isomerase family mycothiol-dependent enzyme encodes MLDELTADQWRASSLCDGWRVCDVVAHTVAYLGQSRVGLAVEMVRVRGDVDRLNERALEAFSRDDPNALAVLMRLGAEPAGAGGLYGCRVALIECLVHQQDVRRPLGLSRRIPHQRLTAALQFAWWSPVIGGARRVRGIRLQANDVGWSAGRGQHLTGSGEALLLAMTGRAPAVTDDLTGPGLDLLMQSPR; translated from the coding sequence CTGCTTGACGAGCTGACTGCCGACCAGTGGCGTGCATCGAGTCTCTGCGACGGTTGGCGGGTCTGTGATGTGGTCGCGCATACGGTCGCCTATCTCGGTCAGAGTCGCGTCGGCCTGGCCGTTGAGATGGTTCGGGTGAGAGGCGATGTCGATCGGCTCAACGAACGTGCACTCGAGGCATTCTCCCGTGACGATCCGAACGCGCTGGCTGTGTTGATGCGCTTGGGCGCCGAGCCTGCCGGTGCTGGTGGGCTCTATGGCTGTCGGGTGGCGCTGATCGAGTGCCTGGTCCATCAGCAGGATGTGCGCCGGCCGCTAGGTCTGTCTCGGCGTATCCCCCATCAGCGGCTGACGGCGGCGCTGCAGTTCGCTTGGTGGAGCCCTGTCATTGGCGGCGCGCGCCGCGTGCGAGGAATCCGACTGCAGGCCAATGACGTCGGATGGTCAGCCGGCCGAGGACAGCATCTGACCGGGTCCGGGGAGGCGCTGCTGTTGGCGATGACCGGTCGCGCCCCCGCGGTCACGGACGATCTCACCGGGCCAGGTCTCGACCTCCTTATGCAGAGCCCCCGATGA
- a CDS encoding alpha/beta hydrolase: MADGGFRSASARSRYLAEYDELRELSLRPDVVHDVSTEFGTVRVYQHGPDRGVPVVLIHGYFLTSAMWWDQVAGLTGDFTVYAMDMLGQPGASTQSKPMLTPADCARNVAAVLEGLGLHGVHLVAHSYGGWLATHTAARAPRRLATLTLIDPASTVTGLSGTCWRSFALLISRPRSVHAEHAGAWIMGHPPLGSTVDLLTRLFVAGFAAFTPPLRAAPLLVPSNRVLRSVPVSTQVLLAGNTVHDSDKALQRIESVVPTWRHHLWPNTSHALHAEVPGEVNAAIRQFVMEHRSGA, encoded by the coding sequence TTGGCTGACGGTGGGTTCAGGAGCGCGAGCGCACGAAGCCGGTATCTCGCAGAGTATGACGAGCTGCGGGAATTGAGTCTCCGTCCGGATGTCGTGCACGATGTTTCAACAGAGTTCGGCACCGTGCGGGTATACCAGCACGGACCAGACCGCGGTGTGCCCGTTGTGCTGATACACGGCTACTTCCTGACGTCGGCTATGTGGTGGGACCAAGTTGCGGGCTTAACAGGCGATTTCACCGTTTACGCGATGGACATGTTGGGCCAACCCGGCGCAAGCACCCAGTCGAAACCGATGCTCACCCCCGCCGACTGCGCGCGAAATGTTGCTGCGGTTCTGGAGGGGTTAGGGCTGCACGGTGTGCATCTGGTCGCCCATTCCTATGGGGGTTGGCTTGCCACACATACGGCGGCACGTGCGCCGCGCCGGCTGGCGACGCTGACGCTGATCGATCCGGCCAGCACGGTCACTGGACTCTCTGGAACATGTTGGCGCAGCTTCGCGCTCCTGATTTCGCGTCCGCGATCCGTGCACGCTGAACACGCCGGGGCTTGGATCATGGGGCATCCTCCATTGGGCAGCACCGTCGATCTGCTCACCAGGCTGTTCGTAGCCGGATTTGCTGCCTTCACGCCACCCCTACGCGCGGCGCCACTCCTCGTCCCGAGCAATCGTGTGCTTCGTTCAGTGCCTGTTTCGACCCAAGTTCTTCTGGCGGGCAATACTGTTCACGATTCAGATAAGGCTCTTCAACGGATCGAATCGGTGGTGCCCACATGGCGACATCACCTGTGGCCAAATACGTCACACGCTTTGCACGCAGAAGTCCCAGGCGAGGTGAACGCCGCTATCCGTCAGTTCGTGATGGAACACCGTAGCGGTGCTTAG
- a CDS encoding TetR/AcrR family transcriptional regulator yields the protein MVDTTTRERLVTEAMKLFSQQGFKATSVAQIEAAAGLAPGSGALYHHFKSKEALLEAGIDRQLDRRGAMRDIRALFAGLNDLDTELTLLGRYLLAVLDEETQLLQVAARTPAGHAARLQDAYAALIEGLYAELGDWLRNWLPKPADDMATNIAMLGVDALVGHRATRVLFHTTEIQLPDARYLTEWTSLIAARIQQADQNRDATA from the coding sequence ATGGTGGACACCACGACTCGGGAACGATTGGTCACCGAGGCGATGAAGCTGTTCAGCCAGCAGGGATTCAAGGCCACCAGCGTGGCCCAGATCGAGGCGGCCGCAGGGTTGGCGCCGGGCTCGGGTGCGCTCTACCACCACTTCAAGTCCAAAGAAGCGCTGTTAGAAGCCGGTATTGATCGTCAACTCGATCGCCGCGGCGCTATGCGCGACATCCGCGCCCTGTTCGCCGGCCTCAACGACCTCGACACCGAACTCACCCTGCTGGGTCGGTACCTGCTCGCCGTGCTCGACGAGGAAACACAGCTGCTGCAGGTCGCCGCCCGCACACCGGCCGGACACGCTGCCCGACTCCAGGACGCCTACGCCGCACTCATTGAGGGTCTCTATGCCGAACTCGGCGACTGGCTGCGCAACTGGTTGCCCAAACCCGCCGACGACATGGCCACGAACATCGCCATGTTAGGAGTCGACGCCCTCGTCGGGCATCGAGCCACCCGCGTCCTGTTCCACACCACCGAGATTCAACTGCCTGATGCGCGTTACCTGACCGAGTGGACATCACTCATCGCCGCGCGAATTCAACAAGCCGATCAAAACCGCGATGCAACTGCGTAG
- a CDS encoding AarF/ABC1/UbiB kinase family protein, which yields MNGPDRPVPRGRVRRTMPLAGFTARATGGRVVAALREKAGDPTAVARFHERTAERYTELLGHSKGVLMKAGQMISMIDAGAVGAGELSPYQQALTRLQADAPPMHPDLAREVLEADLGQRTGEVFAEFSDEPMAAASIGQVHRAVLHDGREVAVKIQYPGVAAAIRNDLANSELLVTFSRFVGATLLDLREAAREIATRISEEVDYRHEADNIRAFSDLYREHPFIRIPDVVHGASGDRVLTMTFVEGWDWDAARRADQDLKDTWAEVISRMVTGSYRHANLFHADPHPGNYRFGLDGSVGFVDFGCVKRLSETQRRRIVVMARAAVDGRRDDLRATMVDSGFLATDSSLTADEAYQWWATVLHELLAPQPATYTPEAAERAIGSLIDLRAADHPVRRMQVPPDFVFFSRLNLSMNAVFTALNATIYARSLLDDMDGVAPPVTDLGKTHDAWVRQRGLPYGMDHHDTP from the coding sequence ATGAACGGTCCGGACCGCCCGGTCCCGAGGGGCCGGGTTCGCCGCACCATGCCGTTGGCGGGTTTCACCGCGCGAGCAACCGGTGGGCGGGTGGTAGCGGCGCTGCGTGAGAAGGCGGGCGACCCGACCGCGGTGGCGCGGTTCCATGAACGGACCGCCGAGCGCTACACCGAACTACTCGGCCATTCCAAAGGTGTGCTGATGAAGGCCGGTCAGATGATATCGATGATCGACGCCGGCGCGGTGGGCGCAGGCGAGCTGTCGCCGTATCAGCAGGCGTTGACCCGGTTGCAGGCCGACGCTCCCCCGATGCACCCTGATCTGGCGCGCGAGGTGCTCGAAGCCGATCTGGGGCAGCGCACCGGTGAAGTGTTCGCCGAATTCAGTGACGAACCGATGGCGGCGGCCTCGATCGGCCAGGTCCACCGGGCGGTGTTGCACGACGGGCGCGAAGTCGCGGTCAAAATTCAATATCCCGGTGTGGCGGCGGCGATTCGCAATGATCTTGCCAATAGCGAACTGCTAGTGACGTTTTCGCGGTTTGTCGGCGCCACACTTCTGGACCTACGCGAGGCTGCGCGGGAGATTGCGACACGCATCTCCGAAGAGGTCGACTACCGGCACGAGGCCGACAACATCCGGGCGTTCAGCGACCTCTACCGAGAGCATCCGTTCATCCGCATTCCCGACGTCGTCCACGGCGCCTCGGGAGACCGTGTGTTGACCATGACGTTCGTGGAGGGGTGGGACTGGGACGCGGCGCGGCGCGCCGATCAGGACCTCAAGGACACCTGGGCGGAGGTGATTTCGCGGATGGTGACCGGTTCCTACCGGCACGCCAACCTCTTTCACGCCGACCCGCACCCCGGCAACTACCGATTCGGGCTCGACGGCTCAGTGGGCTTTGTCGACTTCGGCTGCGTGAAACGCCTGTCGGAAACACAGCGCCGCAGGATCGTGGTGATGGCACGCGCCGCCGTTGACGGCCGCCGCGACGATCTGCGCGCCACGATGGTCGACAGCGGATTCCTCGCAACGGACTCGTCCCTGACCGCCGATGAGGCCTACCAATGGTGGGCCACCGTCCTGCACGAGCTGCTGGCACCCCAGCCAGCCACCTACACACCCGAAGCCGCTGAGCGGGCCATCGGTTCGCTCATCGACCTCCGCGCCGCCGACCATCCCGTCCGCCGAATGCAAGTACCACCGGACTTCGTCTTCTTCTCCCGACTCAACCTGTCCATGAACGCGGTATTCACCGCCCTCAACGCCACCATCTACGCCCGCTCGCTGCTCGACGACATGGACGGTGTCGCGCCGCCGGTCACCGACCTCGGCAAGACACACGACGCGTGGGTACGCCAGCGTGGCCTGCCCTACGGGATGGATCACCATGACACGCCATGA